The Psilocybe cubensis strain MGC-MH-2018 chromosome 7, whole genome shotgun sequence genome has a window encoding:
- a CDS encoding Ubiquitin carboxyl-terminal hydrolase 4: MSLAQPSDPSSSNFLDSPELPTQPSRKRQRSLSMQSDSGASSSSVKRSVADNSSNDIQIRSPRTDQLSTLSLADSNNQDIDAYMAEQGEANIPIHIAPLPHTSDAVELSLPEDKVSLVNNGKSRMMEVGQTWYLISRTWYKRWLKACTGEIDKEGPLTERDLGPVDNTSILDDYNNLLPSLIEGVDVEYVPEDVWNLFLAWYGPASQPLPRRVIARGRLNEPALELRPLILKVYRLVASPGTTHLPHHLLTISAGETISHLCSELASKVSSNGEVHRPYRVWQGGVRGEQTEVDITPSQLLTSDAKIVEESEKTLEEEGIESDDVFIVEFKSADGWVVEVPKFAEKFSAIETPRPLFNSSEGFFNKMSNTLSPATSTTATTAYKPATFDSLGGVFEDELNRDNPLGMGGAIAESFGALLQRIWATTGTSTSYSPRDFKTQLQRFAPQFSGYQQHDSQELVAFLLDGLHEDLNRVIKKPYVEKPDWEGGGDVELVKLAQKSWEGYMMRNDSVIVDLFQGQYQSTLICPECQKVSITFDPFMYLTLPLPIHKKWRHTIYYVPWDLDKPHVKVPVEINRDSSFKELRTLLGRWMGAPPENLITLETFSHRFYKNLDDHVLVGDMSDSDTIVCFELPCNSRQSKSYKPLPDDPFIIPVFLCDAKTPGRSSYFANSRGTAPTLFGYPMVVAIDREQAKDVDSLYDIIATRLERWTAHARDLYTWEAVDDSHITQVPIQINGVPPVDALTEIAEDGTVVTIQTGLLTESDIVDEKKMAIDDDGVPSEQLDEIEPRKVGVKKDIFTLRLQVNHKDYGTAYNAYTSNNRWESWESRATDSHPHSVLLQEDDALYCEFEEDKKAYYFGDSARFEHALWEQWTTFTHPEYEESKKAGVEKRSKGISLRDCLDEFTKEEQLGEDDLWYCPQCKKHQQATKKFDLWKVPDILVVHLKRFSNNRSLRDKIDAHIDFPVEGLDLGDMVGERGIGKKLMSEGIDIKDLGIGDITEPLIYDLFGVDEHMGGLGGGHYRAYASNHLTGKWYHFDDSYVTTARPSDAVNPNAYLLFYRRRTKSPIGGKSFTKIQEAKSRPESGMNDNQVHVSTQLPTPPLEGNGGSTSFFSEFSSTDLMLRNTDQWNLRSNESNGGSSVPSPPTDDPPDFDDYQIESMSYNNDPLVVSTSRYEFPDPNNKASPTSSNEADVDVDTDLDQDDQDWDPSIEKLDSDADADWDDNVQTFTENSKTVTSDDGTLRWESSSNKPPPSYLDHSGINASKCTLLILPNPLSYIRYDVKIESHAVELVLERGTTSLSHHDRDMNRVPPNLLYLAIYNPTLRPSGPIDEGNEDAEEQAHILFYTSKERAVSRDRMLRQIGLAKALINFAESFSTNDTCDNVHSQSRRMIMVSPEPDFWIHAGIEVAKVPKNLDPKGKTKTKGKPGEKGKDSETSPLYDYDDGSVHDNALRACILQGYEKFKLTHGSFISILVSLGQQALELQLERFWTVWGWSWNLEEKMTFEDQFGPLLHPLFSSLVPLVDNFSENLSSEIAPIVLSRQHIIPSGRYTEGRYPAALAAHLASMIPPPIEPSRSSDTLNTLASSVETIRGKRSSEVKTKGPSNDAHHDGGTFFGISTMNMNMDMKKWNWPGYLTFGKGDKPKPSADIMSGTSTVKEKETSSAKLPEAHEESRLQVEINTSDLEDAISSISVPISGPVNEPHINEDNKKDASIVENQKDVSKLPSYMTDPYDDFSLKIPDNPEDPPPSSPSPPQLPEFSLTRLNLAPHHDPTNTRKTTIHYLTKDKFMLALINMHDKANDLSDAEATDLRTAAEKVGQLFEDLELTIDDPNLRSAFDALPPASKILQTPDRYLMSTAGYTHGSPGFSSTSSHLFNAKAILDLDPEITEVFSRGQNPQHWHIAKRGLSNAQNTDIDYIGTDDAVFMEVFRKETSLTDVDNVLTGVVKKSGLLDGSGHASLLHLIDILCRLPDGMRSLLATINQHKAHQKNKQWYTGSNYYAPYPQGGPSGRPNTYINPSYKPSNKYIRPGLNVAGPSKPSVTPTPTPTAASVPSSTPAASTPTTGSSTFSSPVIPSSKPVSMVGGPIKEVVLGGVAFESSRRVLVRKDLPQSAKPGKVMAKTIPPRRHPYSRKPSHVPPTKSYKVKAPRGRNMTLNNTRRQYPSRKTAGRRKYVDKPCPRFTTTGSCTRGLTCMYQHDPAKIAICWNFLQDNCNKTAETCNLSHEPTPERTPLCVHFLNKGRCTRDKCPFPHVNVGQRTGVCRDFAVLGYCERGLDCDRQHVRECPDFAEKGTCGTAGCKLPHVIRANRNRKVAAATVGSSDAAAGTEDTEAMVTAEDGQLGDEYISLTFKESDSEDESEGSSEEEEEEEEGSEDESGSEESDSDIEQHSHCRVSVSESKLCVYPKPSARRLLTVTARAPLPDTPRCASPMNPGDASSSSSSKPRAATRLLHSVKRTFTPPRKRYPEYDYPVSHFHLNVSLIAHRALSREMLCIALMRSRIRLSLRSSSEILILPPRAQP, from the exons ATGTCTCTTGCCCAGCCTTCAGATCCATCGTCATCCAACTTTTTGGATTCACCAGAACTTCCGACTCAACCCAGTCGAAAAAGACAGAGAAGTCTTTCGATGCAGTCCGATTCCGGCGCATCTAGTTCCTCTGTCAAGCGGTCCGTGGCCGATAATTCATCCAACGATATCCAAATCCGGAGTCCACGCACTGATCAACTCTCAACTCTTTCTCTCGCTGATTCCAATAATCAAGATATTGACGCTTACATGGCAGAGCAAGGAGAAGCAAATATTCCTATACACATCGCTCCTCTTCCACATACATCTGACGCCGTTGAATTATCATTACCCGAAGACAAAGTTTCCTTAGTCAACAATGGGAAGTCTAGAATGATGGAAGTCGGGCAGACCTGGTATCTAATTTCCAGGACTTGGTATAAACGCTGGCTAAAAGCATGCACCGGTGAAATCGATAAAGAGGGGCCGCTAACTGAGCGAGATCTTGGCCCTGTCGACAACACATCCATTCTCGATGACTACAATAACCTCCTACCATCGCTAATTGAAGGAGTTGATGTTGAATATGTGCCAGAAGATGTCTGGAATTTGTTCCTCGCATG GTACGGTCCAGCCTCTCAGCCGCTACCAAGGCGTGTCATTGCCAGAGGCCGTTTGAACGAGCCAGCTTTGGAACTTCGcccattgattttgaaagtCTATCGACTTGTAGCGAGCCCAGGAACCACACACCTACCACACCACCTGCTTACAATCTCCGCCGGAGAGACTATAAGCCACCTTTGTAGCGAACTCGCAAGCAAGGTTTCTTCTAATGGGGAGGTACACAGGCCCTACCGAGTCTGGCAAGGAGGTGTTAGAGGAGAACAGACAGAAGTTGATATTACTCCTTCTCAACTTTTGACTTCTGATGCGAAGATAGtggaagaaagtgaaaaaacactggaagaagaagggatAGAATCGGATGACGTATTTATTGTGGAATTTAAATCTGCTGATGGATGGGTTGTAGAAGTTCCCAAGTTTGCGGAGAAGTTCAGCGCGATCGAAACCCCCCGACCGTTGTTCAATTCCAGTGAAGGCTTCTTTAACAAAATGTCCAACACCCTGTCTCCTGCAACCTCAACAACGGCTACCACGGCGTACAAACCCGCTACATTCGATAGTCTTG GTGGCGTTTTTGAAGACGAGCTCAACAGAGACAATCCTCTTGGTATGGGAGGAGCTATAGCAGAATCATTCGGGGCTCTTCTTCAACGCATCTGGGCAACAACAGGAACATCTACATCCTATTCTCCCCGAGATTTCAAAACACAGTTACAACGATTTGCCCCTCAATTCAGTGGATATCAGCAGCATGATTCTCAGGAGTTGGTGGCATTCTTGCTCGATGGATTGCATGAGGATCTGAACCGCGTCATAAAAAAACCTTATGTTGAGAAGCCTGACTGGGAAGGTGGAGGGGATGTAGAACTTGTGAAGCTGGCACAGAAATCTTGGGAAGGCTACATGATGAGGAATGACAGTGTCATAGTTGATCTTTTTCAGGGACAGTATCAAAGTACACTGATCTGTCCTGAATGTCAGAAG GTCTCCATAACGTTCGACCCATTCATGTACCTCACACTCCCGTTGCCAATACATAAAAAATGGAGGCACACCATATACTACGTGCCTTGGGATTTAGATAAACCCCATGTCAAG GTTCCTGTTGAAATAAATAGAGATAGTTCTTTCAAAGAGTTGCGAACGCTTCTGGGCCGTTGGATGGGGGCACCTCCGGAAAAT TTGATCACACTTGAAACGTTCTCCCATCGATTCTACAAAAACCTAGACGATCATGTCCTTGTTGGTGACATGTCAGATAGTGACACGATTGTGTGCTTTGAACTTCCTTGCAATTCTCGGCAGAGCAAGTCATACAAACCACTACCTGACGATCCATTTATTATCCCTGTCTTTCTCTGTGATGCAAAAACCCCAGGCCGAAGCTCATACTTCGCAAACAGTCGAGGGACTGCGCCGACGCTTTTTGGTTACCCAATGGTTGTTGCCATCGATCGCGAACAAGCGAAGGATGTCGATTCCTTATATGACATTATTGCCACACGGCTTGAACGGTGGACTGCGCATGCCAGGGATCTATACACTTGGGAAGCTGTGGATGATTCCCATATCACACAAGTACCGATTCAGATCAATGGAGTCCCTCCTGTCGACGCTCTCACTGAAATTGCTGAGGATGGGACCGTTGTGACAATTCAAACAGGCCTTCTAACGGAATCGGATATAGTGGACGAGAAAAAGATGGCTATAGACGATGATGGTGTACCCTCAGAACAGTTGGACGAGATAGAACCCCGAAAGGTGGGGGTCAAGAAGGACATCTTTACCCTGAGGCTGCAGGTTAACCACAAGGATTATGGGACGGCATACAATGCTTATACTTCGAATAATCGCTGGGAATCATGGGAATCAAGAGCAACAGACTCACATCCTCATtctgttcttcttcaagaagatgaTGCCCTATACTGCGAGTTCGAAGAAGATAAAAAGGCATACTATTTTGGTGATAGCGCTCGATTCGAGCATGCGTTATGGGAACAGTGGACGACCTTCACTCATCCTGAGTATGAAGAATCAAAGAAGGCTGGTGTCGAAAAGCGTAGCAAAGGAATATCTTTGCGGGATTGTCTTGACGAATTTACCAAAGAGGAGCAGTTGGGTGAAGATGATTTGTGGTATTGTCCACAGTGCAAGAAACATCAACAAGCTACCAAGAAATTCGATCTTTGGAAAGTTCCTGATATTCTCGTCGTCCATCTAAAACGCTTTAGCAATAACCGCAGTCTGCGCGACAAAATTGACGCTCATATCGACTTCCCTGTTGAGGGCCTTGATCTGGGTGATATGGTTGGGGAACGAGGAATAGGTAAGAAGCTGATGTCGGAAGGCATAGATATCAAAGATCTCGGCATTGGGGATATTACCGAACCATTGATATACGATCTGTTTGGTGTCGATGAACATATGGGTGGATTGGGAGGGGGGCATTATCGAGCCTATGCTTCCAACCACTTGACTGGCAAGTGGTATCACTTTGATGACTCATACGTCACCACTGCTCGTCCCTCTGATGCTGTG AACCCCAATGCATATCTCCTATTCTACCGCCGCCGGACTAAATCCCCAATCGGTGGGAAATCCTTTACAAAAATCCAAGAAGCCAAATCTAGGCCAGAATCAGGAATGAATGACAATCAGGTCCACGTCAGTACTCAATTACCAACTCCTCCACTTGAAGGCAACGGTGGTTCAACCTCTTTTTTCTCCGAGTTCTCCTCTACCGACTTGATGCTTCGAAACACCGACCAATGGAATTTGCGTTCGAACGAATCAAACGGAGGGTCTTCAGTGCCTTCCCCACCGACCGACGATCCACCCGACTTTGACGATTATCAAATCGAATCTATGTCATATAACAACGACCCTCTAGTAGTCTCGACCTCACGATACGAATTCCCAGATCCCAATAATAAAGCGTCGCCTACATCCTCTAACGAagctgatgttgatgttgacacCGATCTGGATCAAGATGATCAGGACTGGGATCCCAGTATTGAAAAGTTAGACTCAGACGCCGACGCAGACTGGGACGATAATGTTCAAACGTTTACTGAAAATTCCAAGACTGTGACCAGTGACGATGGTACATTGCGCTGGGAATCTTCAAGTAACAAACCACCCCCGTCGTACTTGGATCATTCTGGCATCAACGCTTCA AAATGCACTCTCCTTATACTGCCCAATCCTTTGAGCTACATAAGATATGATGTCAAAATTGAAAGTCACGCTGTGGAACTTGTTCTTGAGAGAGGAACAACTTCATTATCACACCATGACCGTGACATGAATCGCGTTCCTCCAAACCTTTTGTACCTCGCAATCTATAATCCGACTCTTCGTCCAAGTGGACCTATTGATGAAGGCAACGAAGATGCTGAAGAACAGGCGCACATTCTGTTCTATACATCAAAGGAGCGAGCTGTCTCCAGAGATCGCATGCTTCGCCAGATCGGTCTGGCAAAAGCCCTCATAAACTTTGCAGA ATCGTTCAGCACCAATGATACATGCGATAACGTTCATTCCCAATCAAGAAGGATGATTATGGTTTCTCCTGAACCAGATTTTTGGATACACGCA GGAATCGAAGTTGCTAAAGTTCCAAAGAACTTAGATCCAAAGGGCAAGACTAAAACGAAAGGAAAGCCAGGGGAGAAAGGCAAAGACAGCGAAACCTCTCCCCTGTACGATTATGACGATGGCTCGGTTCATGACAATGCTCTGCGAGCTTGTATCCTCCAAGGGTACGAGAAGTTCAAG TTAACACATGGATCTTTCATATCAATATTGGTGTCTCTCGGTCAACAGGCGCTTGAACTACAGTTGGAAAGGTTCTGGACAGTTTGGGGTTGGTCATGGAATTTGGAAGAGAAGATGACTTTCGAAGATCAATTTG GACCACTTCTGCACCCTTTGTTCTCTTCTCTAGTGCCTTTGGTTGACAATTTCTCTGAGAATTTGTCGTCTGAAATCGCACCGATTGTCTTGTCAAGGCAGCATATTATTCCTTCTGGACGCTACACGGAAGGACGCTACCCCGCAGCTCTTGCGGCACACCTTGCATCCATGATCCCACCGCCGATAGAACCATCACGAAGCTCTGACACTCTAAATACTCTGGCATCTTCCGTGGAGACGATCAGAGGCAAGCGTTCGTCGGAAGTTAAAACTAAGGGGCCGTCAAACGATGCACATCATGACGGTGGAACCTTCTTCGGCATTTCTActatgaacatgaacatggACATGAAAAAATGGAACTGGCCAGGTTATCTGACCTTTGGGAAAGGAGACAAACCAAAGCCCTCTGCTGACATAATGTCTGGTACATCGACtgtgaaagaaaaggaaacatCATCTGCAAAACTGCCTGAAGCACACGAAGAAAGCAGATTGCAAGTAGAAATTAATACATCGGACTTGGAAGACGCCATTTCGTCTATTTCAGTACCGATATCTGGACCAGTAAACGAGCCGCATATCAATGAAGATAATAAGAAGGACGCATCGATAGTGGAAAATCAAAAAGATGTTTCTAAGTTGCCATCCTACATGACCGATCCTTACGATGACTTTTCATTGAAAATACCTGATAACCCCGAGGACCCACCGCCGTCTTCGCCATCGCCACCTCAGCTTCCGGAATTTTCCTTGACAAGATTAAACCTTGCACCACATCATGACCCCACGAATACGAGAAAGACGACGATTCACTATTTGACG AAAGATAAATTCATGCTTGCTCTCATCAATATGCACGATAAAGCCAATGATCTTTCAGATGCAGAAGCCACCGACTTGCGAACTGCTGCTGAAAAGGTTGGCCAGTTATTCGAGGATCTCGAATTGACAATAGACGATCCCAACCTTCGAAG TGCGTTTGATGCTCTGCCTCCGGCTAGCAAGATTTTGCAGACTCCGGATCGCTATTTGATGTCTACCGCTGGTTATACTCATGGAAGTCCTGGATTTTCATCTACATCGAGCCACCTTTTCAACGCAAAGGCTATACTAGACCT AGATCCTGAAATTACCGAAGTCTTTTCAAGGGGACAAAACCCTCAGCATTGGCACATTGCCAAACGCGGACTATCCAATGCGCAAAACACTGACATCGATTATATAGGGACAGACGACGCCGTGTTTATGGAAGTATTCAGGAAGGAAACGAGTTTGACGGACGTGGACAATGTACTCACTGGTGTGGTGAAGAAGTCTGGTTTGCTCGATGGTTCAGGCCAT GCAAGTTTACTCCATCTTATCGACATCCTTTGCCGACTTCCTGATGGTATGCGGTCTTTGTTAGCGACAATCAACCAGCACAAAGcacaccaaaaaaacaagcaaTGGTACACGGGTTCCAACTACTATGCACCTTATCCACAAGGAGGACCGTCAGGACGACCAAATACTTATATTAACCCTAGCTACAAACCGTCCAACAAGTACATCCGCCCAGGCCTGAATGTGGCAGGACCCTCAAAGCCTAGTgtgacaccgacaccgacaccgacagCGGCTTCAGTCCCTTCATCGACCCCGGCAGCAAGCACCCCGACCACTGGATCTTCAACATTCTCGTCTCCAGTGATACCATCTAGTAAGCCCGTTTCTATGGTTGGTGGACCTATAAAGGAGGTAGTGCTTGGCGGGGTCGCATTTGAATCTTCGCGACGTGTTCTTGTTAGGAAGGATC TACCTCAATCGGCAAAACCGGGAAAAGTCATGGCGAAGACAATTCCACCGCGTAGACATCCTTATAGTCGGAAACCAAGTCATGTACCTCCGACTAAGTCTTACAAGGTGAAGGCTCCACGAGGCAGGAACATGACTCTCAATAATACCAGACGACAATATCC ATCACGGAAAACGGCTGGTCGGCGAAAATATGTAGATAAACCATGTCCTCGATTCACAACGACAG GCTCTTGTACGCGCGGATTGACGTGCATGTATCAACATGATCCAGCCAAAATTGCGATTTGCTGGAACTTTCTGCAAGACAACTGTAACAAAACGGCTGAGACATGCAACCTTTCACACGAACCCACACCTGAACGGACGCCACTCTGTGTGCACTTCCTGAACAAAGGACGGTGTACTCGGGACAAATGCCCGTTCCCGCATGTAAATGTGGGACAGAGGACTGGGGTATGTCGTGATTTTGCGGTACTGGGCTACTGTGAGCGGGGGTTGGACTGCGATCGGCAGCACGTCCGGGAGTGCCCTGACTTTGCGGAGAAGGGGACGTGCGGGACAGCTGGATGCAAGCTCCCGCATGTGATCAGGGCGAACCGTAATCGCAAGGTGGCTGCGGCGACTGTTGGCAGCAGCGATGCAGCTGCTGGAACAGAGGACACTGAGGCGATGGTGACGGCCGAAGACGGACAACTAGGGGATGAGTATATATCACTGACCTTTAAGGAAAGCGACAGCGAAGACGAGTCTGAGGGATCttcagaggaggaggaggaggaagaggagggatcGGAGGATGAGAGCGGAAGTGAAGAGTCTGATTCTGATATTGAA CAGCACAGCCACTGTCGCGTGTCTGTTTCTGAAAGTAAACTCTGCGTTTACCCCAAACCATCTGCGAGGCGACTGTTGACTGTCACTGCCCGCGCTCCTTTGCCAGATACACCACGCTGCGCCTCCCCAATGAACCCCGGCGAtgcctcctcctcgtcctcgagCAAGCCCAGAGCTGCCACCCGCCTTCTCCACTCCGTTAAGCGCACCTTCACGCCCCCCAGAAAACGATATCCTGAATACGACTACCCAGTCAGTCACTTTCACTTGAATGTCAGTCTAATTGCTCACCGTGCTCTTTCCAGAGAGATGCTATGCATAGCACTTATGCGGAGTCGCATACGACTCTCTCTGCGCAGCAGTTCAGAAATCCTGATCCTGCCTCCTCGCGCCCAACCATAG
- a CDS encoding putative J domain-containing protein C4H3.01, with protein sequence MAPVETEYYDLLGVPVDADDTVLKKGYRKQAMKYHPDKNPSADAEEKFKEISKAYQVLSDPNLRAVYDKNGKKMVDKEGPINMDDAAGFFANVFGGERFHDYIGEISIMKDMTSVATTMMTDEEKAEIEKQMNSGNPNVTGASTPSVSGAASTTPPGAAPTAPHTPSTLSAASTAAPLVSEVHADGSIPAAATHPPSAPVAPPSPTTGSHIVPHGSSPQSTPSVNSATVDKETEKREAARRKAEQREKLREHEKARRKAMEARVAMLTKKMIERIRPFVEAKDPGGKDDPESTAFAEKMKREVEDLKLESFGVELLHTIGSVYMMKASSFMKSKKFLGIPGFFSRLKEKGTLAKDVWGVIGSALSVRELMLEMEKAQAKGDVGEEELRALEMDVTGKIMLASWRGARLEVIQVLREVIDNVLKEPGQPEAVLVNRAKALLITGAIFKSAVPDESDEERRELERMVHEAAQPKAKKSATAAAKARREEMIKQQQAAAAAAQEKPAGSTKA encoded by the exons ATGGCCCCTGTTGAGACCGAATACTACGATTTG CTAGGAGTGCCTGTGGATGCGGATGATACGGTGCTCAAGAAGGGGTATCGAAAGCAGGCCATGAAG TATCATCCAGACAAAAATCCATCGGCAGATGCAGAGGAGAAATTCAAGGAAATCAG TAAAGCATACCAAGTACTGTCGGATCCG AATCTTCGTGCGGTATACGATAAGAATGGCAAGAAGATG GTCGACAAAGAAGGACCTATCAACATGGACGATGCTGCTGGATTCTTCGCTAACGTGTTCGGCGGTGAACGATTCCATGATTAC ATTGGAGAGATTTCGATAATGAAGGACATGACATCTGTGGCCACCACCATGATGACCGACGAAGAAAAGGCTGAGATTGAGAAGCAGATGAACAGTGGCAACCCCAACGTGACGGGGGCCTCCACGCCCTCTGTATCTGGTGCAGCCAGCACAACGCCCCCAGGTGCAGCACCGACAGCACCACATACCCCAAGCACATTGAGTGCTGCGTCTACTGCTGCTCCCCTTGTGTCAGAGGTCCATGCCGATGGTTCAATTCCAGCTGCAGCTACTCACCCCCCATCAGCTCCAGTTGCCCCGCCTTCACCTACCACTGGATCTCACATCGTCCCACACGGATCTTCCCCGCAATCTACCCCATCCGTTAATTCCGCCACTGTAGACAAAGAGACGGAGAAAAGGGAAGCGGCGCGACGAAAGGCTGAACAGAGAGAAAAACTTAGGGAACACGAAAAGGCTAGACGGAAGGCAATGGAAGCCCGCGTTGCGATGCTGACGAAGAAAATGATTGAACGTATTAGGCCGTTTGTCGAGGCCAAAGACCCTGGAGGCAAAGATGACCCGGAGTCTACTGCATTTGCGGAGAAAATGAAGCGCGAGGTTGAGGACTTGAAGCTGGAGAGTTTTGGTGTCGAG CTTTTGCATACAATTGGAAGCGTGTACATGATGAAAGCTTCTTCCTTCATGAAATCGAAGAAATTCTTGGGAAT CCCTGGATTTTTCTCAAGACTCAAAGAAAAAGGTACTTTGGCTAAGGATGTTTGGGGAGTTATTGGTAGCGC ATTGAGTGTGCGTGAATTGATGCTG GAAATGGAAAAGGCTCAAGCTAAGGGTGACGTCGGTGAGGAAGAATTGAGAGCTTTGGAGATGGACGTCACTGGCAAG ATCATGCTTGCATCTTGGAGAGGTGCCCGTTTGGAAGTTATCCAAGTTCTCCGAGAA GTGATAGACAACGTGCTGAAAGAACCCGGACAGCCTGAAGCTGTTCTTGTTAACAGAGCCAAG GCTTTGCTTATCACTGGTGCTATCTTCAAATCTGCCGTACCCGACGAATCTGACGAAGAGCGCCGAGAGCTTGAGAG GATGGTGCACGAAGCTGCCCAACCTAAAGCGAAAAAAAGTGCCACGGCCGCAGCCAAAGCCCGTCGTGAAGAGATGATAAAACAGCAGCAAGCTGCGGCTGCGGCCGCCCAGGAGAAGCCTGCTGGCTCTACAAAGGCATAG